Genomic window (Achromobacter sp. B7):
GCGCGCCTCCGGGTCCGCCTCGCGGTCGATCATGTCCAGCTCGAACGACAGCCGCGCAATGGGCGTGCGCAGTTCGTGCGACACCGCGTTGGTCAGTTCGCGCTGATTGCTGATCAGCGCGGCAATGCGATCCGACATCTGGTTGAACGTATCGCCCAGCCCACGGATGCTGGAATAGCGCGACAGGCGGGCGCGCGCCTGCAAATCGCCCTGCCCCATGCGGTGCGCGGCGGTTTTCAGCGCTTCCAGATCGCGCCAGATCGGCAGCGCCCACACCAGCATGAAGCCGCACAGCAGCAAGCCCAGCGCGGTGTAGATAGCCACGATCACCCAGGTGCCGACAAGCGGCTCGGGCGGCATTTTGACCAGCAACCACTGCGCGCCCGGCCCGGGCAGCGCGGACACGAAACTCATCTGCTTGTCACGCAGAAAGAAGCCGCCCGCTTCGATGGTGCGCCGCTCGTCGTCAGTCAGCGCGAAGTCGGGCGAGTTGTAGTCGGCCGGGTCCATCACCCGCAAGGCCAGACCGTAATGCGGGGCCAGGGTATCGCGCACATAGTCGCGGCGCGCCTCGGGCGGCACATTGGCCAATTCCAGCTTCAGGCTGTGCAGCTGCCCGCGCACCGCTTCGCGCGTGTAGTTCGCGGTCTCGGGCTCGAAAAGGTAATTGGCCACCCGATCGACCACTTCGTTCGACAGCACAAAACCGATCGCCAGCACCACGAAGATGCGCAGAACGAACTTAAGCATCGCCGAGCTCGTGCGCCTTCGGAGAAAACAGGTATCCCTTGCCCCAGACGGTCTTGATACGTGCCGGGTCGCGCGGGTCATCGTCCAGCTTGCGGCGCAGTTTGCTGACGCACACGTCCACACTGCGGTCCAGGCCATTGAATTCAATGCCGCGCACCGCGTTCAGCAGATCGTCGCGCGTCAGCACCTGCCCGGCCTGGCTGGCCAATGCCCACAGCATCTCGAATTCCATGGTCGTCAGATCGACTTCCACCCCGGCAAGGGCGACCGAACGCGTCTGGCGGTCAATCGACAGCGGACCGAACGCCAGTTGATCCGGCTGCGCGTCCGTCTGGTTGCGGCGGCGCATCAAGGCGCGAATGCGGGCCAGCAGCACGCGCGGCTCCACGGGTTTGATGACGTAATCGTCCGCGCCGGACTCCAGCCCCAGAATCTGGTCCAGATCGTCTTCACGCGCGGTCAGCATCAGGATGGGCGCGGAAGAAAACGCGCGCAGGTCGCGGCAAACCTGCAAGCCGTCGCGACCCGGCAGCATCAGGTCCAGGATGGTGATGGCCGGGTCATGGCGCCGAAACGCCTCTACCGCCTGGTCACCGCGATAGGCCTGGGCGACCTTGAAACCGTGTTGCTCCAGAAACTGCGCAATCAGGCGCGAGAGCTTCGGATCGTCTTCAACTAACAAGGCCTTGATCATGGTGTCGGGACAAGAGGAGATCGGAAGATAACGGACCGGATGGCAATGGCTACCGGGCATTTTTGCCCGGCAAGCATACACCGAATAAAACGGCGCCTCGGCGCCCCCTTCTTGAGGGTGGCAACGCCATGAAAGTGGCCCACGCCGCATCGGAAATGGGGTTTTGAGGCGTACTATCGTTGGTGTTCATGCATGCGCGTAAAGCCATCACTACAAGGCGGGCGGCATGACGCCGTCGCACACAGCGGCAACCGCGCCGCCCACAACGTCGGGCGGCCTTATCGACCTATTGTGGAGTCGATCATCATGAACACGTCCAGTGGCGAACGCGCCTTTGCCGGACCCATTCCCCAGCTATACGAGCGGTATCTGGTCCCGATGATTTTCGACGGATATGCGCGGGACATAACGCGGCGAGTCGCGGCCCTGGCCCCGTCATCCGTGCTGGAAATCGCAGCGGGCACCGGGGCGGTCACACGCCATCTGGCGGCCCAACTGCCCGCCGGCACCTCTATCGTATCGACCGATCTTAGCCAGCCGATGCTGGAACATGCCATGAGCCTGGGCACGAGCCGCCCCGTCACGTGGCGCCAGGCCGATGCCATGAAGCTGCCCTTTGCCGATGGCGCTTTCGATGCGGTGGTATGCCAGTTCGGCGCCATGTTCTTTCCGGATAAGGCGGGGGCTTTTTCCGAAGCGTACCGGGTGCTGCGGCCAGGTGGCACATTCCTGTTCAACGTCTGGGATCGCATAGAAGACAACGAATTCGCCGACTGCGTCACGCAGGCAATGGCAACGCTGTTCCCGGCAGACCCGCCCCGGTTCATGGTGAAAGTGCCGCACGGCTATTACGACCAGGCGCAGATCCGCAGCGCGCTGGCGGCGGGCGGGTTTACCGGGGCCATCACCTTCGATACGATGGCCATGCAAAGCCTCGGCGAGTCACCCCGCAGCGTCGCCGTCGCCTATTGCCAGGGCACGCCGATGCGTGCCGAACTGGAAGCGCGCGACGCCGGCATTCTGGAGAAGGCAACGGACGTTGCCGCTTCGGCGGTTGAAGACCGCTTTGGCCCGGCTGGCATCACGGGCAAGATCCAGGCGCACGTCGTTGTGGCGACGCGATAGGCAGTCCCCCGGCGCGTTCGCTCCCCGCGTTCGCCACCCGCGTTCACACCCCTACTCTGCCCTGGCCCCCGACACCTTGACCGTCTCGGCCCACCGTTTGGTTTCGGCCGCGATGAATGCCGTAAATGCTTCCGGCGTCGAGCTGATCGGGTTCAGCGACATCGCGGCGTTGGCTTGCACAACTTCGGGCGTCTTCAACGCCTGGCCGATGGCCTCGTTCATGCGATTGATGATGGCCTGCGGCGTGCCCTTGGGCGCCACGACGCCGCCCCAGGCCACCGCTTCAAAGTTGGGAAACCCGGATTCGGCCATCGTCGGCACGTTGGGCATGGTGGGCAGGCGCTTGGGGCTGGTGACGGCAAACGCTTTCAACGTTCCGTTGTTGATGAACTGCTGGACGCCGTTCACGTTATCGAACATCACGTCGACCCGGCCGCTGACCACGTCGGACAGCGCCATCGACCCGCTTTTGTACGGTACGTGCGTGATATCCAGGCCGCCGACCGCTTTCATCATTTCGCCGGTCAGGTGGCTGCCCGAGCCCACCCCGGTTCCCGAGGCGAAGTTCACCTTGCCGGGGTTCTGCTTCACATAGGCCATGAACTCTTGAATTGAATTCGGCTTGAAGTCCTTGCCGGCGACAAGAATATAAGGGTTGTCGAACAGCAAGCCGACGGGTGCGAAGTCTTTGATCGGGTCATAGGGCAGGCTGCGATAGAAGCTGGCATTGACGGCCAAGGTGATGTTGTTGCCAAAGCCGAACGTGTACCCGTCCGGTGCCGCCTTGGCCACCGTGCGGGTGCCGACGATGCCGCCCGCGCTGGCCAGGTTTTCCACGATCACCGGCTGCTTCAGTATTCGCCCGATCTGTTCGGCGACGGGACGCGTCGCCACGTCGGGGCCAGACCCCGCAGCATACGGAATGATGAGCTTGATGGGCTTGTTCGGCCAGGACTGCGCCTGCACGGCCGTCGACAAGGTAAGGGCCAACAGCGCCAAGTATTGGGAAATTTTCATCGGATTCTCCGGGTCTTCTTAAACAGGGCTCATCCCTGCATGATTTGAATCAGGCGCTTCATCCAGGGCGAGTCCGCCTGCCCTGCCGCGATCGCCGGCGCAAAATGATCCCCCGCTAACACCATGGTTTCAACGGGCCGACCCAGCCGACGCAGCTCGGCCTCCATCGTTTGATTGCCCTTGATGATGCGAGGCAGGTCTTCCCGGGCGTACGCCAGCAACATCGGCGGCGTGTCCTGATTCACCCGACACACGGGGCTTGCCGATTCGGCTTCCGCTACGTCGTCCAGCAGGTTCTGATGCGTGCGCTCTTCGCCGCTGCCCGGCGTGCGTTCGGGATACCGGATATCCAGCGGCGCACACAGGGGCAAGCACGCAATGATCGACGACGCGGGAATGCCGTGGCGGTGCAGGCCTTGCGCGCTTAATGCGGCAAGCGTCATCAGATGACCACCGGCGGAATGACCTCCCACCGCGATGCGAGCGGGGTCTGCGCCATACTCGTGAATGTTCCGAACCACCCACGACAGCGCGGCATGGCAGTCGTCCAATAGCGCCTGCCATTTGAAGCCTGGCGCGAGTCGATACGATATCGAGACAAACGTAATGCCCGCGGCGACCAAGGCAGGAGCCATCAACGCCACCCATTCCTTGTAGCCATTCGTCCACGCGCCGCCATGGGCGAAGACCAGGACCGGGCTGGGTTGCCCCGCTTGTTTTCGGCTTGGGTACACGTCAAGTTTGTGCGTGGCGGTGTCGCCGTACTGAATGTCGGCGATGCGTTCGCAGCGCTGTACCGCCGCAGCCGAAAGCGCCAACGCCGCGCGGGCGTAGTCCTCGGCTTCGGCGGGATACAGCGGGGGTTGTGGGGCAAGATTGGTAAAGCTCATGGCGATCCGCGTTGATTAGCGTGTTTCTACTGCGTGGAGGAATATTCGATGACGCAAACCGCTGCGGTTCAGCGTGTCACCACATTTGCTATCCATTCCGTTAACGGATGGTTGGGATCTTCGAAACCGTAGATCGCGTCAAAGTGATTTCTGCCGTCCTGCATCAGCGTCTGTGCCTGGTTTCCCGCCTGCGTCCACACGCGCGCGAAATCCTGCGACTGCCTGGCGAATTCCGATGGTTCGTCACTACCCCACGAGATGAGAACTGGCGTGGCGCAGGCGCGCACACGATGCTGCGGCGAGTTTCTGCGTATGACGCCATCGTCGATCTGAAGCATCGGCTGAATCGACGACCAGCGAAACGGCTCGATCTCGAACACGCCGCTGACCATGACCGCACCCGCCAGCGGGTCCCGAGGCAGCCCGTACTCGTGTTCCCAATCCGTTTGCAGGCACATCGCGGTCAGATGGCCACCGGCGGAATGCCCCCCCAGCACGACGCGTTTGGGGTCCCCGCCAAAACGTCCGATGTTGCGGATCACCCAAGCCACCGCCGCGCGTGATTGCCGCGTTATCTCGTCGATGCTGACCTTGGGGCAAAGCGAGTAGTTGACGACGACGGTGGTGAAACCTTGTGCACTCAGGCCGCTGGCCACCGTCGAAAACTCCTTGCTGCTCAGGATGCGCCATGCGCCGCCGTGGATGAAGACGAACACAGGGGCGCCGGCTTGCGCAGCCGGAAAAATGTCCACGGTCTCGTCAAGCGTCGGCCCGTAAGGGACGTCAAGGTGCGCAGGCAGGCGCTGTCGTACGTGCTCGCTTTCCGCGACGTAGTGCTTGGCATAGATCATGAAATCAGGAACGGATTTCTCGACGTCGTACTGAGCGTCTATCTCGTCCTGCGTCTTGAAGTCGCGATACAAGGTCGGCATATTTCCCCCGGCGCCTATGCGTTGGAATCCATCGGCTTGTACGCCACGGCTTTGATTTCGATGCGCAGCAGCGGATGCGGCAGCTGGTGCACGGCGACGGTGGTTCTGGCGGGGCCGTCGTAGTCGAAGTACTCGGCGTAGACCTCGTTGTAGCCCTTGAAGTCGCCCATATCGACCAGGTACGTAGAGACTTCGACCAAGTCTTTCAGGCTGGCGCCCGCGCTTTCAAGAATCGCCTTGATGTTCTCGATGACGGCGCGCGTCTGCGCGCGGATATCGGCGTCCAGCACGCCCATGGCGTCGGCGTCGGCGCCCGCAAAGCTGTTGTCGGGGCGGCGCGAACTGGTGCCCGATACAAAGAGAAAGTCTCCGGCACGCTTGATGTGCGGGAACTTGCCGCGTGGCTGCGCGCGCCCTTGGACGACGGTGGATGACAGCTTGCTTTGGGCCATGGGTTTCTCAGTCATTGACGGCGTCCGGTGCATCCACGTGAATGCAAACGTTGGTGAGTTCGGAGTAAAAATTCAGGGAATGCAGCCCGCCTTCGCGGCCGATTCCCGACAGGCCGCTGCCGCCAAAGGGCGTGCGCAGGTCCCGCAGGAACCAGGCGTTGACCCAGGCGACGCCCACATTCATGGACTGCGCGACGCGGTGCGCCTTGTTGACGTTGCTGGTCCAGATGGTGGCCGCCAACCCATACGGCGTCGCGTTGGCGCGACGGATGACTTCCGCTTCCGAATCAAACGGCGTGACGTGGCCGATGGGGCCGAATATTTCTTCCGACACGCATCTGGCGTCATCGGCCAACCCGGCGATCAAGGTGGGCTCGACCCAGAAGCCGCCGTCCAGCGCATTGCCGAAGCTTGGCGTGCCGCCGCCCACGATGAACTGCGCGCCCTCTTGCCGCGCCAGCGCGTAGTAGCTCAGCACCTTGTCGCGATGGGCCGCCGAAATCACTGGCCCCATGTCGGTTGACGCGTCCGTGGGATCGCCCAGCTTGATGCGCCGTGCGCGTTCCGCAAGCGCGCCCACGAAGCGGTCGTAGATGGGCCGCTCGACGAAGATGCGCTCGGAGCACAGGCACACCTGGCCGCTGTTCAGAAACGCCGCGCGCGCCATGCCTTCCACGGTTTTCTCGAAGTCGCAGTCGGCGAAGATGATGGCCGCGTTCTTGC
Coding sequences:
- a CDS encoding RidA family protein, which gives rise to MAQSKLSSTVVQGRAQPRGKFPHIKRAGDFLFVSGTSSRRPDNSFAGADADAMGVLDADIRAQTRAVIENIKAILESAGASLKDLVEVSTYLVDMGDFKGYNEVYAEYFDYDGPARTTVAVHQLPHPLLRIEIKAVAYKPMDSNA
- a CDS encoding response regulator; protein product: MIKALLVEDDPKLSRLIAQFLEQHGFKVAQAYRGDQAVEAFRRHDPAITILDLMLPGRDGLQVCRDLRAFSSAPILMLTAREDDLDQILGLESGADDYVIKPVEPRVLLARIRALMRRRNQTDAQPDQLAFGPLSIDRQTRSVALAGVEVDLTTMEFEMLWALASQAGQVLTRDDLLNAVRGIEFNGLDRSVDVCVSKLRRKLDDDPRDPARIKTVWGKGYLFSPKAHELGDA
- a CDS encoding alpha/beta hydrolase, with the protein product MPTLYRDFKTQDEIDAQYDVEKSVPDFMIYAKHYVAESEHVRQRLPAHLDVPYGPTLDETVDIFPAAQAGAPVFVFIHGGAWRILSSKEFSTVASGLSAQGFTTVVVNYSLCPKVSIDEITRQSRAAVAWVIRNIGRFGGDPKRVVLGGHSAGGHLTAMCLQTDWEHEYGLPRDPLAGAVMVSGVFEIEPFRWSSIQPMLQIDDGVIRRNSPQHRVRACATPVLISWGSDEPSEFARQSQDFARVWTQAGNQAQTLMQDGRNHFDAIYGFEDPNHPLTEWIANVVTR
- a CDS encoding class I SAM-dependent methyltransferase, yielding MNTSSGERAFAGPIPQLYERYLVPMIFDGYARDITRRVAALAPSSVLEIAAGTGAVTRHLAAQLPAGTSIVSTDLSQPMLEHAMSLGTSRPVTWRQADAMKLPFADGAFDAVVCQFGAMFFPDKAGAFSEAYRVLRPGGTFLFNVWDRIEDNEFADCVTQAMATLFPADPPRFMVKVPHGYYDQAQIRSALAAGGFTGAITFDTMAMQSLGESPRSVAVAYCQGTPMRAELEARDAGILEKATDVAASAVEDRFGPAGITGKIQAHVVVATR
- a CDS encoding alpha/beta hydrolase, which encodes MSFTNLAPQPPLYPAEAEDYARAALALSAAAVQRCERIADIQYGDTATHKLDVYPSRKQAGQPSPVLVFAHGGAWTNGYKEWVALMAPALVAAGITFVSISYRLAPGFKWQALLDDCHAALSWVVRNIHEYGADPARIAVGGHSAGGHLMTLAALSAQGLHRHGIPASSIIACLPLCAPLDIRYPERTPGSGEERTHQNLLDDVAEAESASPVCRVNQDTPPMLLAYAREDLPRIIKGNQTMEAELRRLGRPVETMVLAGDHFAPAIAAGQADSPWMKRLIQIMQG
- a CDS encoding tripartite tricarboxylate transporter substrate binding protein codes for the protein MKISQYLALLALTLSTAVQAQSWPNKPIKLIIPYAAGSGPDVATRPVAEQIGRILKQPVIVENLASAGGIVGTRTVAKAAPDGYTFGFGNNITLAVNASFYRSLPYDPIKDFAPVGLLFDNPYILVAGKDFKPNSIQEFMAYVKQNPGKVNFASGTGVGSGSHLTGEMMKAVGGLDITHVPYKSGSMALSDVVSGRVDVMFDNVNGVQQFINNGTLKAFAVTSPKRLPTMPNVPTMAESGFPNFEAVAWGGVVAPKGTPQAIINRMNEAIGQALKTPEVVQANAAMSLNPISSTPEAFTAFIAAETKRWAETVKVSGARAE
- a CDS encoding ATP-binding protein is translated as MLKFVLRIFVVLAIGFVLSNEVVDRVANYLFEPETANYTREAVRGQLHSLKLELANVPPEARRDYVRDTLAPHYGLALRVMDPADYNSPDFALTDDERRTIEAGGFFLRDKQMSFVSALPGPGAQWLLVKMPPEPLVGTWVIVAIYTALGLLLCGFMLVWALPIWRDLEALKTAAHRMGQGDLQARARLSRYSSIRGLGDTFNQMSDRIAALISNQRELTNAVSHELRTPIARLSFELDMIDREADPEARKRLVEDMKSDVAELDSMASELLMYARLQHKSADVPLQAQDARGWLDAVVQHAAFEAELLGVHCEVTRCDSDDVHLHPRYMTRALLNLLQNAIRHAGERVQVGLTSPAPQHYVLTVDDDGPGVPPADRERIFEPFIRLDESRARDTGGTGLGLAIVSRVAHWHNGMAQVADSPLGGARFVISWNAA